The Dysidea avara chromosome 11, odDysAvar1.4, whole genome shotgun sequence genome includes the window GATTGCTTGGAGAAGATAGTGAGATCATGGGAGCAAGGAAAGCATGTGAAGGTTGAAGTTGTTGAAGAATCATGCATTGAGGACTTGGAGGTTGACCATCAACAAGACAATAAGGTTGACCATATGTCTGATGATCTCCTTGACAAAGATGACTTCTCGGGTTTCCCTTATCATATATCTGATATACCTTCTATTGATAGCCAATCCAATAACACTGACTGCATACATGATGACAGTGACCGCCAAGCTGATCTCAGTGAGAATTCAGGTGACATAATTCCTGATATTCCATATGTCATGCATTCTGACAGTGGCATTCCAGCCATATCTGCTGACCGTAGCAATGCTTTTGTTTTTCCTGCTGATAATCCATCTGTTGTACCCACTGACAGTGACAATCCACCTGCTATACCTGCTGACAGTGACGATCCACCTGCTATACCTGCTGACAGTGACAGTCTACCTGCTATACCTGCTGACAGTGACAATCCACCTGCTATACCTGCTGACAGTGACGATCCACCTGCTATACCTGCTGACAGTGACAGTCTACCTGCTATACCTGCTGACAGTGACAATCCACCTGCTATACCCACTGACAGTGACAATCCACCTACTATACCCACTGACAGTATCAACCTACCAGTTATATCTTCTGACAGTGGCAATCCAATTGATGTAGATCTAATGAATAACAAACCAACCCCTGATTTTATTGACCTAACATCAATAGCGCTTCCACCCAAAACTAAAAAAAGAGGTAGACCTAAGGGGGCTAATTTAACTGTCATAGGATTTCCCAAGAAGAAAAAATGTATTGAACGTCCAGTGAAGTTTTTACTAAAACCTAATGCAGAAAGGCAAAGACAAATACTTAGTTGGATGTTACCGGACCACTTAATTGAAAAGGCTCTGCGTGGTGAAAGGCTTGAATGTAATGAAATAGGTAATAGTTTGCATCTCAAGTCCAACTTGTTGGATGAAAACGTCAACTGGGTCTCGGTTGAAGATTTTTTTACTGATGGTGCATGGAGTAAGGTCACTGATGCAATGATGGAATTGGAAAATGCCCCGAAATGGAATTGTTACACATGCAGCAGAGATCTTTCACTTTCAACTTCTGTTGCTTGCGAATCGTGTCTGAACTGGTATCATCTGAATTGTGTGGGATTGACCTCTGCACCCAAGAAAGCAGTGTGGTTTTGTCGTCTGTGTTATGGAGTTCAAGCAAGGATGAACAACACTGATACCGAGGTAATGACATTGTGAATAAAGTAGGATATGTAagtaaagtttggcgaatttatTTGCatatatgtagttataaaatgaGTAAGCATGGTACAGTTCAGTAGTGTTGTATCAAACAATACAGTGGTGCTGAAAATGAAGGGCACCCACCTTTAAAAACCATGTTACACAATCTTACAAAGGAATCTTGGTGCTACTGATACCATATCTAGCACTAAAACTTAATAATGGAGGTTTACAGTTTCCCACAAAATATtgttccttcagacaagtgtaactgttgtgtattttattagagtgatttagTAGGTCTGATATAAATgaatgaaattttcaattgtctAAACACACCCATGAGGGCCCAGcaagtttggataatagaggaTCACTGTATTACAAATTGTCTTTCTTATAGATTGCACATTCACCACTTGAAGATAAACAGCAGCCCACTGTACAGTCGCCACTTGAAAATAAACAACAGCCCACTGTACAGTCGCCACCTGAAGATAAACAGCAGCCCACTGTACAGTCGCCACTTGAAGATAAACAGCAGCTCACTGTACAGCCACTACTTCAAGATAAGCAACAATCCAACTACTGCCCCAAAGTACATCGTCGCAAAAGGAGAAAAGTAAGTAATTGTCATTGTTGTCAACATGATGTGCATTTTATTGGAGTAACATGATGTGCATTTTATTGGAGTGCTTGAGCAGGGCTCTGAAATAGATGAATTGGTTTCATTTATCCAAATTTTAAATTATCTAAACACACAAAGGGCTCAACAAGTGTGGACCATGGTAATACTAATTTATTTGCATCATCTTTTTTATAGGTCATACTGTCGTCACTTAAAGATAAACAGCAACCTACTGTTCAGTCACCACTTCAAGAAAAACAGCAGCCCACTGCACAGTCACCACTTGAAGATAAACAGCAATCCAAGCACTGCCCTGAAGTACATCATCGCAAAAGGAGAAAAGTGAATAATCGTAATCGTTGTCAGCATGATGTTATTGAAAGATTTACTAGGCTTATTGGCAGTATTAAGCAAGGTGACAAGCTTGACGATGATCACATTAATGCTGCTAGTCAACTCTTACGTGACCAATTCCCTGATTTGCAGGGGCTATCAACTCCAGCCATTGGAGAATGTTTTAAGTTTGAAAAGTTTGACTGGATGATAGGTTATGCAGGATTTGCTTACTGTCAAGTGTTGCACACTGGCTGTGATCACTGGGTGGCAATCAAAGCTGTGTCAGATAATGAAGTTTACGTATATGACAGCATCTTCACTGAACCAACATATCATGTTTTGAAACAAATTGCTGCCATTTGCAATACACGATCAGCACAAATCAAAGTCCATCTAGAGAAGGTGCAAATGCAAGTTAGCCCTGATGATTGTGGGGTGTACGCTATTGCTTTTTTGACTGATCTTTGTTTTGGCAGAAATCCAGCATCACACCTTTATGACCACAAGAAAATCCGCAGTCATCTTATTAATTGCTTTGAAGCTGGCAAGATTACTCCCTTCCCATGTACAAAAACCAAGGAGAAAAGGGCTATGCTTAAAAAGTTGAATGTTTATTGCCAGTGCAGACTGCCAAATGTCTCAGAGCACATGTCAAGGAAGCCGTTTGCAGAAGAAGTACCCTGTATGGTGAAATGTTATATTTGTGATAACTTATACCATCACACATGTGTGaatatcacaataaaacaagcaAAGAAGATAAATTCAGAAAAGGAAATGTGGTTCTGTAACTACAAAGAATGCGAAGAGTACTTTGGATATCTATTTGATTCTGACTCTGAATAATACTTGAATATGTTTCTGATTGAACATTTGTTTATAATTGTTTGCTTTACTTTGTATGTTTGTCTTTTTGTGTACACTGTCAACATAATTATCATCATACCTACTGATATACTGAACAATACAGTATAGCTGTGTTGAGGTGTTGCTATCAAATTACATCAAAGCTGTTCTAAACTAAAATTTCAGTGTAGTCAGAATTCTTTAATGTGCATGTCACTGAATGCTAGGTGGTCTTATATTGAACATTTTACTGGATTATTCAAGTTGTAGCTGTACCTGACAGTCCTTGGCTGCTGTAGAGGGACTGGCAGTGGAGCGAGCGCAGTGGAGGCGATAACTGGATTTTGAGCGCCTGAACGTGAGTATTCGTTCGCACTACAACTTACTGTTTTACTTTTACTGAAggtaacactgcttgaagtatcttagtttactacagtggtatatccccagtatatggaacagttaattgtttgttattttagtagtttttcagtaaacccgcattcattgatgttttactgagagtttaaaacttagtaaaataattatgttccatatacttaagtttactgacactttactatcagtataactacagtaaggtatcttaacaaattagtaaactaagaaccttcaagcagtgtaatttACGTGTTGAATCTCACCTCATTTTGCAGGATCACTACTGAGTCTGCATGGCTATGAGTGGTAATAAACTCAGTAATGCATTTCGATTTCCAACGAGTTTGTTTCGAAACATCTATACATTGCCAAGGATTTTGCCATTTAAAGGAAGTTTTCTGACTGGACAGAAAGAGACATCAGCTGGACTACATAATGAAAAGGTATATGGGTGTAGTAGTTGCATATGTAATGTACAAGCACATTAGATACCACAAATTGGGTACTTTGAGCGAGGGGCCCGCAAATGCAGAGTTTTCGATCGACGTGATTCAGAATCACACTGATTCTACAACTGATTCTGTGATTCTGGGTGATTCCTGGCACTAAATTTTATTGATTCTTGTTTCCAAATAAGAATACAAACATAGAAATATGGAGAAACACAAAGATTTACAGGAATATTAATAAGTTTATGATTACTGATTCCAGAATCACGTCTGAACCATCAACGTGATTCCTagagttgcggacccctcgactttgagataataagtcactctctagagttcctattagggctaaaacaaaccattcaaATAGTTTATTATTCATTCTAAATCAAGTATTCAAATGCTGTTGCAATATTCTAATACTCGCAATGATAAAGTGATAGATTTTAGAAATTTTATGAAAGTTTTGCCATTTTCTTACAAAGTAATGCCACTTTATAAGAGTTGTACCAACAGATAAGCATGAATGTAGcaatttctttttgtgtggaaACATAATTTTAAGTAGCTGTGagctcaatgcatacatttAGAATATTCGGATATTCGTTCCTTTTATTCATTTTGTTTgcatttagaatattcgttttagccctagttCCTTTTTTTTTAAGGTGGCGGTTACCTGGAAGTCGTGGTTTTTGAAGCCATTGCAAACGAAGCCATACGTCCTGCCAcaaaaattcatttattgcGTCATGTGATTAGTGTTTACGTAATAATTAAAATGGCAGCTGCGCGTACTAAGGCCCATTGCAGGGGCGAatccggggggggggggaagtcCTTGGGGTCTGGAGACCCTCCCCtcaggatatatatatattttataggcGCTTACTAATAAGCGCATAATGATAATTAATTAAGCGTTGGCTATTACTCACGTGCGATATGGCTGTAAAGCGTTACAGGAGTAGTGATGAGGCTAGCAACGTTCGTGGACGGATTTCTGAATCATTGCCAGTGACAAAGAAAGCCAATTTGCAATGTTATTTTACAAATACAATGTCCACGTGTACAAGGTTAGTTACAACGCAATGAGGCCGACACGCAGCTGCACGCCAGCTGAGCTACTATGTGGCTTCGCCGCTAATTATATTTTTAAGGCTTCTAAGAATTGCTAGATAATCCGTAAAACTAATTTTACCGCATCATCGCGTATCATATAGCTAATTGTAACTAGTAgtgcaatgtagctagctaggtaaTTTAAAACTTACAGCATAGTTATGTACTTTGTATTGTCACAGCACTGGTAGTGTTGATGACGAGCTCGAGGCTGATGACAGAACAATTTCTGATGATGATGTGATTGTGTTGGATCCAGAAGAGGAATCTTCACAGCAAGATGATCAGGCCATTGTACTGAGTGAAGAGAGCAATTCAGACAGAGAGTCGGAAAATGACCTAGAGGGGCATAACACTAGTAGCAATGATGACGTTGCAGTTGACACCACCAGTCATCTATTATGGTCCACTCGGTCAGAGATTGCTAACAGCAGTGATCTTCCCATTTGTGATACCCAACAGTCTGCTAGTGCTGATAATGACCAGACTCAATTAGCTATTCAGGATGCAATAAGTAGTGGGGATTTTGGAAAGATTGCACAATTAAAATCTCGAATCAATCTCACAGATCAACAAAAATATTTTCTGTTGAAAAGGCATTATGTTCCTCTATCAACTACAAATTTCCCACTCATGTGATTAACAAGATTCATCGACATTTCCAACACAGATGGCTAGAGAAAAATCCTGGCTTGGTATATTCTGAGTCAGAAAGTGGAGGATACTGTAAATATTGTGTTCTATGTGGTAAGACCGAGCCAACTGTGAAGGAACTTGGTGTTTTTGTAACCAGGCCCTTCACTAATTTTAAAAAAGCCACAGAGCTATTGGGGAAGCATTTTCATGGCCTTGGAAATTCTAAAGGAAACAAGACTCATCcaaatgcagtacaagatgcaAATATGTTTGTTAGAAGTATGGAAAACATTGATGCAAGAATAGATTTCCAACTAAACACCACAAACAGCAAGACAGCAGCTGAGAACAGACTGAAGCTCTGATCAATAGCAGACAGTAATTTTTTTGTGGAAGGCAAGGCCTTGCTTTTTGTGGTCACCACGATGATAGACCTTCTGTTGAAGAAAACCCAAACAACAATCATGGTAATTTTCTTGGTTTGCTCAAGTTTCGTGTACAGGCTGGTGATAAAGTTCTTTCAAATCATCTTGAATCTGCTGCTGGCAATGCTATAAACACCGGTAAAACTATTCAAAATGATCTCATTTCAATTTGTGGTGACCTAATTCGTAACAAAATTTTAGAGAAGATTCGTCACGCATGTTATTTTTCTGTCCTAGCAGATGAAGCTACAGATGCGGCCAATGATGAGCAGCTATCAATTAGCATCTGCTATGTTGATGAAGAATCTCCAACAGAAGTGTTTATGGGATTTCATAAATGTGTCTCAGCGGTTACTGGACAAGTAATTTCCGATGACATACTTTCACAACTAGAAAAATGGCAATTTCAGTTGCAATTTCTTCGTGGTCAAGCGTACGATGGAGCTGGAGCTATGGCTGGGAAATCTAAAGGTGTAGCTGCTTGTATAACCACAAAACACCCTAAAGCATTGTACGCTCAATGTGCTTCACACAGACTAAATCTCTGTGTGGTCAAATCTTGCACTATCAGAGAAATCAGCAATATGATGCAGTCAGCTGATAAAGTATCACGATTTTTTAGCAATTCTCCAAAAAGGCAGTTGGCTTTGGAGAAGTGGATTGACAATCTGTTTGCCAATGAAAAGCGTAGGAAGATAAAGGAGATGTGTCGTACTCGCTGGATTGAGCAACATGAGGCTTTTGAAAGTTTTATGGATTTATTTATGCCAATAGTATGCTGCTTGGAGGAAATAGCCAACAGTTCTCCTGCAGAATGGAATACTGAAACCAGATCAGATGCCCAGTCACTGTTTTTTACAGTGTTCAGATTTTCATTTGTCACAGCTTTGGTGGCTACACAGAATGTGCTGTCATATATCAAAGGGCTATCTATGAAACTTCAAGGTCGCTATGTCAATGTAATTCAGGCTCACAGAGGTATTCAGAATGTGAAATCTACTTTGGTTAAGCATAGGTGTGATGTGGAGAGATATCATTCGCAAATATACAATGAAATTACAGTATTATGTCAGAGTGTCGGAATTGAAGAATCGGCACCAAGAGTTACTAACAGACAGCAAAACAGGTAAAACCTTCCATCCGAAAGTCCCAGTGAGTATTATAAGCGCACAACAACAATTCCTATGCTAGATCACCTGATCAGTGAACTAAATGTTTGGTTTACAGAGTCTTCATCTCAATTTCTCTTACAGTTTGCTCAACTTTTACCATCAGAACTAATTATAAGCCTCACAAAGACCAAACATACAGATTTTGATGAGTTAATAAAGTTTTATGAGGATGATTTACCTCTATCTAGGGGCTTTTCTGCAGAATTAGAGTTATGGAAAAACTACTGATCGTCGGAAACATGTAAAGCTGATGCAGAAGCCTTAAACACCCCTGAGAAGGCATTAAAATAGCTTGACAAGGATTTGTATCCTAACATTTATACATTGTTGACATTCGCTGCTACTGTTCCAGTCACTAGTTGTGAATGTGAAAGATCCATCAGTATGCTCCGATTAATCAAAACTTCCTTAAGGAGTACTATGACACAAGAAAGACTAAATGGGCTAGCAATGATGCAGTATCATCATCAAATTCCACTTGAGGCTGATGAAGTAGTTGAGGAGTTTGCCACTCGACAGCCAAGGAAACTTCTGTTGTAATTTACCTGCATGGGGACAATTCAAATGACATAGTAGTAATCCACTAGGCTGTAGCTACCTATAataaaatacactgtacataacaATAACATAATAAGACAGTCAATAGACAGTTCAATCAAAGTACATTAGTATAATATATGGATCTTTAATGTGTACTCATACCAGGCCATAAATTTGTGTCAAACTGcatcaaattcaatctcagagggttgaattttcaaatttttcctggggtggcatgcccccagaccccccctacaatgctcgtgcttcgcacactgtgcagtGACTCTTACCTTTAGACCCCCCCTTCTAAAAATCCTGGATTCGCCACTGCATTGCCTTGTAACAAGAAGACATTTGTTACTATTGTGCAAGTATTATTAAAGAAGACATTcactaaagtaagtagagtagtttAGAAGCTTTGTTTACGGGGATTTGGGTGGTTCACGCGAAACGTAGGTGGCATACGTCATTTGTGGTTTTGTATGGTATGCAAAACCACAAATGACGTATGTCATTTGTAGTTAGTACACGGTGGCCCTTTTGGCCACCGTGTACTAACAAACGACATACGTCATTTGTTAGTACAACTTTCTGCGTCAGTTTTTTCTTGTATACTAGTGAGGGAGACCTCTGTATTAGCGTAAAATAAGTGATTGCTTATTGTAGCAGGGCCGCtttgatcactaataatacaaatactcataaaaccaccttataaacatctttccaaggtattatcagtggatttattactaaagtttatgcaacaaggacccggatcagtatTTTAGGTGTacaatatcgagatactctaatagagcagtcagctaactactctaatagaacattcactggaaacgtGTAGTTGGTTCTGATatagaatttttccaaatctgcctgcacttatacatacaatgaagtgcattggtctgtttatagggcttcattcatctacttgtgtagttaatatgtatgacaatacttaattcaggtacacaatttccattgaaaatgctctcagattcaatctagTATTGTtctaatttcaaaattttccactttcaacattcttattctaacatgcacctattcagtgttgtgcaattgttagaggggtgcatcatgtacttggttgtctgtacctacccaaacttttccattagtaaaatgcttcagagagccatacctataatctaaaggcagtataaaaaatatctacaggtatgaattttatgtggaaatgtctccaaattgcagtattttagcatctatttttcaaaattttcctggggggcatgcccccagaaccCCCTGTGTGCTTtgtacacctctacccaagagattagtaccttgagttagcccccccccccccccattataaatcctagatccgcccctgttgctgtagaccttcagtgctggtcactgtaaagtgttaataataatgataCACTATTTTAGCTACCCTCAGTCTGCTCAAATTTTGTCCAGCGCTCAGGAGCATATGAAGGAATTTTGAAATGGgatttccactacagctaagtgacgatgactgttgtattaaagtattttacagtatcttgatcttttcaccaacATTATTGATGTTACAAGTGTTGTTATCATGCCAGTGAGAAACTATTACTTAACTAAGATAATTAAGTGTCCTCATGATAgatctggaaacctgaagtttcagtTTCTCAGTGTTTCAGTGGTATGTGCTGTAAactccaaaggggtttcctgaaccccttggaaACCCCCCTAGTCCTGTATAAGCTGTCTTCTTATGATTTTTATTTCATTTATTTTAGCTAAAACTTGAGGAATACGTAAACGAATCACCAAAAGTTGGATcgctgctttcacttgtggaaatttattttcgaagaacaacgGCTTTACAGCATGAGTGCTGAAGgcttgtaggacacctggtcaggggcgtagccagaacccgggcccaggcccgggcatcaataattcgagatactctaatagagcagtcagatcgagaTATATCAGTCTCAGTATTCAGAGAAACAGTGtatagcaagctacgtatgtagttataaataaggaggtgtAGTTGGTGGAGGGGATGAGATcaagggcgtagccaggaagggagggggaggggggttcaTCCAGAAGCAGAATATTTTAAATCTAATAATCATATC containing:
- the LOC136239515 gene encoding uncharacterized protein isoform X2 — protein: MIVQQMLRSVLLIDLPVVRVLLQHEKYRKVFDLSQRLASIASDISTREFSYAVDCLEKIVRSWEQGKHVKVEVVEESCIEDLEVDHQQDNKVDHMSDDLLDKDDFSGFPYHISDIPSIDSQSNNTDCIHDDSDRQADLSENSGDIIPDIPYVMHSDSGIPAISADRSNAFVFPADNPSVVPTDSDNPPAIPADSDDPPAIPADSDSLPAIPADSDNPPAIPADSDDPPAIPADSDSLPAIPADSDNPPAIPTDSDNPPTIPTDSINLPVISSDSGNPIDVDLMNNKPTPDFIDLTSIALPPKTKKRGRPKGANLTVIGFPKKKKCIERPVKFLLKPNAERQRQILSWMLPDHLIEKALRGERLECNEIGNSLHLKSNLLDENVNWVSVEDFFTDGAWSKVTDAMMELENAPKWNCYTCSRDLSLSTSVACESCLNWYHLNCVGLTSAPKKAVWFCRLCYGVQARMNNTDTEIAHSPLEDKQQPTVQSPLENKQQPTVQSPPEDKQQPTVQSPLEDKQQLTVQPLLQDKQQSNYCPKVHRRKRRKVILSSLKDKQQPTVQSPLQEKQQPTAQSPLEDKQQSKHCPEVHHRKRRKAYWQY
- the LOC136239515 gene encoding uncharacterized protein isoform X1, with the protein product MIVQQMLRSVLLIDLPVVRVLLQHEKYRKVFDLSQRLASIASDISTREFSYAVDCLEKIVRSWEQGKHVKVEVVEESCIEDLEVDHQQDNKVDHMSDDLLDKDDFSGFPYHISDIPSIDSQSNNTDCIHDDSDRQADLSENSGDIIPDIPYVMHSDSGIPAISADRSNAFVFPADNPSVVPTDSDNPPAIPADSDDPPAIPADSDSLPAIPADSDNPPAIPADSDDPPAIPADSDSLPAIPADSDNPPAIPTDSDNPPTIPTDSINLPVISSDSGNPIDVDLMNNKPTPDFIDLTSIALPPKTKKRGRPKGANLTVIGFPKKKKCIERPVKFLLKPNAERQRQILSWMLPDHLIEKALRGERLECNEIGNSLHLKSNLLDENVNWVSVEDFFTDGAWSKVTDAMMELENAPKWNCYTCSRDLSLSTSVACESCLNWYHLNCVGLTSAPKKAVWFCRLCYGVQARMNNTDTEIAHSPLEDKQQPTVQSPLENKQQPTVQSPPEDKQQPTVQSPLEDKQQLTVQPLLQDKQQSNYCPKVHRRKRRKVILSSLKDKQQPTVQSPLQEKQQPTAQSPLEDKQQSKHCPEVHHRKRRKVNNRNRCQHDVIERFTRLIGSIKQGDKLDDDHINAASQLLRDQFPDLQGLSTPAIGECFKFEKFDWMIGYAGFAYCQVLHTGCDHWVAIKAVSDNEVYVYDSIFTEPTYHVLKQIAAICNTRSAQIKVHLEKVQMQVSPDDCGVYAIAFLTDLCFGRNPASHLYDHKKIRSHLINCFEAGKITPFPCTKTKEKRAMLKKLNVYCQCRLPNVSEHMSRKPFAEEVPCMVKCYICDNLYHHTCVNITIKQAKKINSEKEMWFCNYKECEEYFGYLFDSDSE